taaatatcgtataaaatattttggcataataattacttttaacaaattatacaattttattaaaacagttctctgaaattaaatttataattaaattaattagaatatgaattttttaaaaatcccATCATTCTTTAACACTGTAACATGTTGACAAATCATATCATGTTATGAACTTgtattattcttaattataCATGATAAACTTACAGTTGGAAACTCCTATTTTAGAAGTACTTTACATCGACGTTAAATCCAATAATAGGCATAATTTGTATGTACTTTTGGAATCTTTGTATTTGtctttactttaataattaattataaaaaggaATATTACATTCTGtcacgtatattttatattttgataatacaGTATATCTGgttatattgaataataaactgAAGCtgctaatttatataaataataaagtttaaaaaatgtattttatacaatatgataAAAAACATTTCATACAACTATTACCATAATATTTGTGGTACTACTATATGttgacaaattaaaaatgtatttatttatctatgtttTCTATTGAACAACATTTATACGTCTTACAATGTTCAACAAATTTGTAAACGAGATATATGTAAGTGTAAATTAATtcaagaaataagaaaataaataaagtatctTAACGTTTTTATATTAGCCTtattacgaaattaaaataaatggaattgaaagtattcataaaaaataatgtatcTTTTATCGTGCATTATCATTTATGCTTATTTTATCTCTTTGGCGCAATAATTCCCTCTAACTGTgcctgaaataaaaataatactaattaatgaaatttttacagTTGTCTAGgattcatataaaaattgtatataaatattactttcaGCTGCTGATTTGtctttttcaaaaattgtatttcttcCATGTGCTTTTTTTCTTCAGCTTCCCGTAGTTCAGCCGCCCTTCTTTCAGCCTGTTCAGATTTCTGTTTTAATTCAATAACTGTTTTCTCTAATTCAGCCTTCTGTAATTGTAGCTCATCTGCAGCAGCAATTAAATCTTCTTTTCCTTGTTCAGCCTTTAATAATCATGTTGaagttataacattttttaatgcatATCTTCttgtgtattaaaaaaaaaagcagtaCATACTTGTAAAGCTTTACGCATACCAAAAGCAATACTGCTTTGATACAAAGTTTGATATGCAGCTAATGTCATCTTAAGTTCGTCTCGAATTCTAAGTAAAAGTAATCCACGTTCTGCACAGTTTATTGTCACCTGGCGTATTATTTCATCTATTAAACAgtattattaaacaattataatttcaataatatgaTACTTGAAATTAACGTCCAATTAAAGACTTTTACCAAAACATTGCGTATAAAGTTCTCTG
The DNA window shown above is from Bombus fervidus isolate BK054 chromosome 8, iyBomFerv1, whole genome shotgun sequence and carries:
- the Dnali1 gene encoding putative inner dynein arm light chain, axonemal Dnali1 isoform X1; the protein is MATAIKDRTIPTMDTLVKYDNPVLVTVRPEKAPKEQAPKIGVTVCKVETTIPTLDTRHETSEILNRILPPKQWEEDGQVWTQKISSIPATRLDVINLQEHLDMKLQQRQARETGICPVRRELYTQCFDEIIRQVTINCAERGLLLLRIRDELKMTLAAYQTLYQSSIAFGMRKALQAEQGKEDLIAAADELQLQKAELEKTVIELKQKSEQAERRAAELREAEEKKHMEEIQFLKKTNQQLKAQLEGIIAPKR
- the Dnali1 gene encoding putative inner dynein arm light chain, axonemal Dnali1 isoform X2, translating into MATAIKDRTIPTMDTLVKYDNPVLVTVRPEKAPKEQAPKIGVTVCKVETTIPTLDTRHETSEILNRILPPKQWEEDGQVWTQKISSIPATRLDVINLQEHLDMKLQQRQARETGICPVTINCAERGLLLLRIRDELKMTLAAYQTLYQSSIAFGMRKALQAEQGKEDLIAAADELQLQKAELEKTVIELKQKSEQAERRAAELREAEEKKHMEEIQFLKKTNQQLKAQLEGIIAPKR